From Selenomonas sp. AB3002, one genomic window encodes:
- the carB gene encoding carbamoyl-phosphate synthase large subunit — translation MPKKENLKKVMVIGSGPIIIGQAAEFDYAGSQACRALKEEGLEVVLVNSNPATIMTDAHIADRVYIEPLTVDFLEEIISKEKPDGLLATLGGQAGLNLAVQLAEKGVLEKYNVELLGTPLKAIEQAEDRELFKETMQKLGEPIPESTIVEDVPSAVAFANGIGYPVIVRPAYTMGGTGGGIAENEEELIEIVIKGLNYSMIGQVLIERSVAGWKEIEYEVMRDGNDNCITVCNMENFDPVGVHTGDSIVVAPSQTLSDHEYQMLRSASLRIIRELGIEGGCNAQYALDPNSNRYYVIEVNPRVSRSSALASKATGYPIAKVSAKIAIGYTLDEITNAVTQKTKACFEPALDYCVVKFPRWPFDKFVYADKTLGTQMKATGEVMSIDRSFEGALLKAVRSLEIGVHRLHMEKIAAWDDARVKKNLARVNDERIFVIAEALRRGIATMEEIHAVTKVDRWFLSKIKNITDIEVQLASEPLTPSLLSAAKKVGLADRSIAEISGKSTDEIRTLRKTQGLLPCYKMVDTCAAEFEAATPYYYSTFNAEQDEVQVSHARKVIVLGSGPIRIGQGVEFDYCSVHSVWALREMGIEAIIINNNPETVSTDFDISDRLYFEPLTTEDVLNIIDKEQPEGVIVQFGGQTAINLAASLQKAGVKVFGTAVDDIDRAEDRERFDEVLTQVGIPRPQGISVTNLEDAVSGAASIGYPVMVRPSYVLGGRAMEIVYNEAELRDYMSRAVKVTPDHPVLVDRYMQGTEVEVDGISDGVDVMIPGIMEHVERAGVHSGDSIAVYPPRTLSSKVIYTIIDYTKRLGTALHVKGLLNIQFVVVEGEVYIIEVNPRSSRTVPFLSKVTDIKMVNLATRIAMGETLKDMGYKSGLVPPKPYVAVKAPVFSFAKMTDVDISLGPEMKSTGEVMGIDYHYARALYKAMVGSGLNVPVKGCVLFTVADKDKNEMKQLAKAFADLDFRLVATEGTAKAIKSMGIDVDVVGKVHERSTDIIQMIKQGQINMVINTLTQGKHSAKDGFRIRRATVEHGIACLTSLDTAWEVLRVLSFMRERRLVYSLAVQDYVGGGDDLA, via the coding sequence TTGCCAAAGAAGGAAAATCTCAAAAAAGTCATGGTTATTGGCTCAGGCCCCATCATCATCGGCCAGGCAGCAGAGTTTGACTATGCAGGCTCCCAGGCTTGCCGCGCCCTGAAGGAAGAAGGGCTGGAAGTGGTGCTGGTAAACTCCAACCCGGCTACCATCATGACTGATGCCCATATTGCTGACAGGGTCTATATTGAGCCGTTGACGGTGGACTTCCTGGAGGAAATCATCTCCAAGGAGAAACCGGATGGCTTGCTGGCTACCCTGGGGGGACAGGCAGGCCTGAACCTGGCTGTGCAGCTGGCTGAAAAGGGCGTGCTGGAGAAATACAATGTGGAGCTTTTGGGTACGCCCCTCAAGGCCATTGAGCAGGCCGAGGACCGCGAGCTTTTCAAAGAGACTATGCAGAAGCTGGGGGAGCCTATCCCGGAAAGCACCATTGTGGAGGATGTTCCCTCTGCCGTGGCCTTTGCCAATGGGATTGGCTACCCGGTAATCGTGCGTCCTGCCTACACCATGGGCGGTACCGGCGGCGGCATTGCAGAGAATGAGGAAGAACTCATTGAGATTGTCATCAAGGGCCTCAACTACTCCATGATAGGCCAGGTGCTCATCGAGCGCAGCGTGGCCGGCTGGAAGGAAATCGAGTACGAGGTCATGCGTGACGGCAATGACAACTGCATCACCGTCTGCAATATGGAAAACTTCGACCCGGTAGGTGTCCATACCGGCGACAGCATCGTAGTGGCACCTTCCCAGACCCTGTCTGACCATGAGTACCAGATGCTGCGCTCTGCCAGCCTGCGCATTATCCGCGAGCTGGGCATCGAAGGCGGCTGCAATGCCCAGTATGCCCTGGACCCCAACAGCAACCGCTACTACGTCATTGAGGTAAATCCCCGTGTCAGCCGTTCCTCTGCCCTGGCGTCCAAGGCCACAGGCTATCCCATTGCCAAGGTTTCTGCCAAGATTGCCATTGGTTACACTTTGGACGAAATCACCAATGCCGTAACCCAGAAGACCAAGGCCTGCTTCGAGCCTGCCCTGGACTACTGCGTGGTGAAGTTCCCCCGCTGGCCCTTTGACAAGTTCGTTTACGCTGACAAGACTCTGGGCACTCAGATGAAGGCCACCGGCGAGGTCATGAGCATTGACCGCAGCTTCGAGGGGGCTCTCCTGAAGGCAGTGCGCTCTTTGGAAATCGGCGTGCACCGCCTGCACATGGAAAAGATTGCTGCCTGGGATGATGCACGGGTGAAGAAGAACCTGGCCCGGGTCAATGACGAGCGCATCTTCGTCATTGCCGAGGCTCTGCGCCGTGGCATCGCCACCATGGAGGAAATCCATGCTGTTACCAAGGTAGACCGCTGGTTCCTGTCCAAGATCAAAAACATCACGGATATCGAAGTGCAACTGGCCAGCGAGCCTTTGACCCCCAGCCTCTTGTCTGCAGCCAAGAAGGTAGGTCTGGCTGACCGCTCCATTGCCGAGATTTCCGGCAAGTCTACGGACGAAATCCGCACACTGCGCAAGACCCAGGGACTCCTGCCCTGCTACAAGATGGTTGATACCTGCGCTGCCGAGTTCGAAGCAGCTACGCCGTACTACTACTCCACCTTCAATGCGGAACAGGATGAGGTGCAGGTGAGCCATGCCCGCAAGGTCATCGTGCTGGGCTCCGGTCCCATCCGCATCGGGCAGGGCGTGGAGTTCGACTACTGCTCAGTACATTCTGTCTGGGCCCTCAGGGAAATGGGCATCGAGGCCATCATCATCAACAACAATCCCGAGACAGTGAGCACGGACTTTGATATTTCCGACCGCCTGTATTTCGAGCCTCTCACCACGGAAGATGTGCTGAATATCATTGACAAAGAGCAGCCGGAGGGCGTCATCGTCCAGTTCGGCGGCCAGACCGCCATAAACCTGGCAGCTTCCCTGCAGAAGGCCGGCGTGAAGGTCTTCGGCACGGCAGTGGATGATATCGACAGGGCAGAAGACAGGGAGCGCTTTGATGAAGTCCTCACCCAGGTTGGCATTCCCCGCCCTCAGGGCATCAGCGTCACCAATCTGGAAGATGCGGTAAGCGGGGCAGCTAGTATCGGCTACCCTGTCATGGTGCGTCCCTCCTACGTGCTGGGTGGCAGGGCCATGGAGATTGTCTACAACGAGGCGGAGCTGCGTGACTACATGAGCCGCGCCGTGAAGGTGACTCCTGACCACCCGGTACTGGTGGACCGCTACATGCAGGGCACCGAGGTGGAAGTGGACGGCATTTCCGATGGCGTGGATGTGATGATTCCCGGCATCATGGAGCATGTGGAACGCGCAGGCGTTCACTCCGGCGACAGCATCGCCGTCTATCCGCCCCGTACCCTGTCCTCCAAGGTCATCTATACCATCATCGATTACACTAAGCGCCTGGGCACGGCCCTGCATGTCAAAGGCCTGCTGAATATCCAGTTCGTAGTGGTGGAGGGCGAGGTCTACATAATCGAGGTTAATCCCCGCTCCTCCAGAACCGTGCCTTTCCTTTCCAAAGTCACGGATATCAAGATGGTGAACCTGGCCACCCGCATTGCCATGGGCGAGACTCTCAAGGACATGGGCTACAAGTCCGGCCTGGTGCCGCCAAAGCCCTATGTGGCAGTGAAAGCCCCTGTCTTCTCCTTCGCCAAGATGACGGATGTGGATATTTCCCTGGGACCCGAGATGAAGTCCACTGGCGAGGTCATGGGCATTGACTATCACTACGCCCGCGCCCTCTACAAGGCCATGGTGGGCTCCGGACTCAATGTCCCCGTCAAGGGCTGCGTGCTCTTTACCGTAGCCGACAAGGACAAGAATGAGATGAAGCAGCTGGCCAAGGCCTTTGCGGACCTTGATTTCCGCCTGGTGGCCACTGAAGGTACCGCCAAGGCCATCAAGAGCATGGGCATTGATGTGGACGTAGTGGGCAAGGTACACGAGCGCAGCACGGACATCATTCAGATGATCAAGCAGGGCCAGATCAACATGGTCATCAATACCCTGACCCAGGGCAAGCATTCCGCCAAGGACGGCTTCCGCATCCGCAGAGCTACAGTGGAGCACGGCATTGCCTGCCTTACATCCCTGGATACAGCCTGGGAAGTGCTCCGGGTGCTCTCCTTCATGCGTGAGCGTCGCCTGGTGTACTCTCTGGCTGTGCAGGACTATGTAGGAGGTGGCGATGACCTTGCATGA
- a CDS encoding dihydroorotate dehydrogenase electron transfer subunit — protein MTLHEHATPAEKVAAMGSLPAKVDVKAPLVSQEALTEGVLKLTAVAPSIALRAMPGQFVQVGVNRGGTLLRRPLGIAEADPATGHVSLIYRVAGKGTLALSQLKPDDEIKLLGPLGHGFSTKAEKPLLVGGGMGLSPLLYAAEYLLGHKTETDVLMGGRTEKELFWQQLFKDCAKNIHLTTDDGSLGTKGFVTTILPELLKENGYDLVIACGPEIMMKNVAKVCKEHDVPCEVSLERRMGCGLGACLSCSIDTVSGRRKVCKDGPVFPAEEVFF, from the coding sequence ATGACCTTGCATGAACATGCAACTCCGGCAGAAAAAGTTGCCGCCATGGGCAGCCTGCCAGCCAAGGTTGACGTCAAGGCTCCCCTGGTCAGCCAGGAGGCGCTGACAGAAGGTGTGCTCAAGCTGACGGCAGTTGCACCCAGCATTGCCTTGCGGGCCATGCCCGGCCAGTTTGTGCAGGTGGGAGTAAACAGGGGAGGCACACTCCTGCGCCGCCCCCTGGGCATTGCCGAAGCTGATCCTGCTACAGGTCATGTGAGCCTTATCTACCGGGTGGCAGGGAAGGGGACCCTTGCCCTGTCACAGCTGAAGCCTGACGATGAAATCAAGCTTCTGGGTCCTTTGGGCCACGGTTTCAGCACCAAAGCTGAAAAGCCCCTTCTGGTAGGGGGTGGCATGGGACTTTCGCCGCTGCTCTATGCAGCAGAATATCTTTTAGGGCATAAGACCGAAACAGATGTGCTGATGGGCGGACGCACGGAAAAGGAACTTTTCTGGCAGCAGCTTTTCAAGGACTGCGCCAAGAATATCCATCTTACCACCGATGATGGCAGTCTGGGCACCAAGGGCTTTGTCACTACCATTCTGCCGGAGCTGCTGAAGGAAAATGGCTATGACCTGGTCATAGCCTGCGGCCCGGAAATCATGATGAAGAATGTGGCCAAGGTGTGCAAGGAGCATGACGTTCCCTGCGAGGTTTCCCTGGAGCGCCGCATGGGCTGCGGCCTGGGAGCCTGCCTGTCTTGTTCGATCGATACTGTCTCTGGCAGGCGCAAGGTCTGCAAGGACGGCCCGGTTTTCCCTGCTGAGGAGGTGTTTTTTTGA
- a CDS encoding dihydroorotate dehydrogenase, with amino-acid sequence MKQFERLHTNLLGIDMKTPVLTASGTFGFGEEFADFVDLSLLGGVMVKGTTLKPRRGNEGVRITETAGGAGMLNCIGLENPGVELFLRETLPRISQYGMNVIVNISGSTVEEYGVLAEMLDVPGVAAIELNVSCPNVREGGIVFGTDPEAASAVVREAKAHTKKPVIIKLSPNVTDIVQMAKAVEAAGADAISLINTLMGMEIDIERRQPVLGNVTGGLSGPCVKPVALRMVYQVSRAVKVPIIGMGGISCWQDAVQFFLAGADAIAVGTANFANPAVTMEICEGLEKYLESHGLKNITELVDWLE; translated from the coding sequence TTGAAGCAATTTGAACGCCTTCACACCAATCTCCTGGGCATAGATATGAAGACCCCTGTGCTCACAGCTTCCGGTACCTTCGGTTTCGGGGAGGAGTTTGCAGATTTCGTGGACCTGTCCCTGCTGGGGGGCGTCATGGTGAAAGGCACTACGCTGAAGCCCCGCCGGGGCAACGAAGGAGTGCGCATCACGGAAACTGCTGGCGGAGCAGGCATGCTGAACTGCATCGGCCTGGAAAATCCCGGAGTGGAACTTTTCCTGCGGGAAACCCTGCCCCGCATCAGCCAGTATGGCATGAATGTGATTGTGAATATTTCCGGCAGCACCGTGGAAGAATACGGCGTACTGGCTGAAATGCTGGATGTGCCGGGAGTGGCAGCCATAGAGCTCAATGTGTCCTGTCCCAACGTCAGGGAAGGGGGCATCGTCTTTGGCACTGATCCTGAGGCAGCCTCTGCCGTGGTCAGGGAAGCCAAGGCCCATACCAAGAAGCCTGTCATCATCAAGCTTTCTCCCAATGTCACTGATATCGTGCAGATGGCCAAAGCGGTGGAAGCAGCAGGCGCAGATGCCATTTCCCTTATCAATACCCTGATGGGCATGGAAATCGACATTGAACGCCGCCAGCCTGTGCTGGGCAATGTCACCGGAGGTCTTTCAGGACCATGCGTGAAGCCGGTGGCCCTGCGCATGGTCTATCAGGTCTCACGGGCAGTAAAGGTGCCCATCATCGGCATGGGGGGCATTTCCTGCTGGCAGGATGCGGTGCAGTTCTTCCTGGCCGGGGCTGATGCCATCGCAGTGGGGACAGCTAATTTTGCCAATCCTGCCGTGACCATGGAAATCTGCGAAGGACTGGAAAAATACTTGGAAAGCCACGGCCTGAAGAATATAACGGAACTGGTGGACTGGCTTGAATAA
- the pyrF gene encoding orotidine-5'-phosphate decarboxylase, producing MADDRLIVALDFHHMEEVRELVNKLGDSVSAYKVGMELYYSVGREAVIWLKDEGKKVFLDLKLHDIPNTVASGLCSLMDLGADMLNVHAEGGYTMMKTAAERLHKAAEEANVPCPKLIAVTVLTSISEEEWADLGFAQDVKIKSIAVRLAKLAKKAGLDGVVASPHEAALIREACGKDFLIVTPGVRPAGSSVDDQSRIATPAAALKNGATHLVVGRPVRSAEDPVQAAKNIIKEMEQV from the coding sequence ATGGCAGATGACCGCTTGATAGTAGCCCTAGATTTCCACCACATGGAGGAAGTCAGGGAACTTGTAAACAAACTCGGAGACAGCGTCAGCGCCTACAAGGTAGGCATGGAACTTTACTACAGCGTGGGCAGGGAAGCGGTTATATGGCTCAAGGACGAGGGCAAGAAAGTTTTCCTGGATTTGAAGCTGCATGATATTCCCAATACCGTAGCCAGCGGTCTCTGCTCTTTGATGGACTTGGGAGCGGATATGCTGAACGTCCATGCCGAGGGCGGCTACACCATGATGAAGACGGCAGCAGAAAGGCTGCACAAGGCAGCTGAGGAAGCGAATGTGCCCTGTCCCAAGCTCATTGCAGTGACGGTGCTCACCAGCATCAGTGAAGAAGAATGGGCAGATCTGGGCTTCGCCCAGGATGTGAAAATCAAGAGCATTGCCGTACGGCTGGCTAAACTGGCCAAAAAGGCAGGTCTTGACGGAGTAGTAGCTTCTCCCCATGAAGCAGCTCTGATTCGCGAAGCCTGCGGAAAGGATTTCCTGATAGTGACTCCCGGGGTGCGGCCTGCAGGCAGCAGCGTTGATGATCAGAGCCGCATAGCCACACCGGCAGCTGCCCTGAAAAATGGTGCCACCCATCTGGTGGTAGGGCGTCCTGTCAGGTCAGCAGAAGATCCTGTACAGGCGGCAAAGAATATTATCAAAGAAATGGAGCAGGTATGA
- the pyrE gene encoding orotate phosphoribosyltransferase — translation MTEAEVKELLIKTGAIMDGHFLLTSGLHSPHYVEKFNVLQQPQYTQQLCEAMAEKFKDANIETVVGPMTGGILLAHETGKALGTRAIFTERVDGKMTFRRGFSLHEGERVLIVEDIVTTGGSIKEVIEVVKAHGGVPVAVSMLVDRSGGKADFGDVPCTALLHMDVETYQPEECPLCQQGVPMTKRGSTGK, via the coding sequence ATGACTGAAGCAGAAGTAAAGGAACTCTTGATCAAGACCGGTGCCATCATGGACGGTCATTTCCTCCTGACCTCTGGTCTGCACAGCCCCCACTATGTGGAGAAGTTCAATGTGCTGCAGCAGCCCCAGTACACCCAGCAGCTCTGCGAGGCCATGGCCGAGAAATTCAAGGATGCCAACATCGAGACGGTGGTGGGTCCCATGACCGGCGGCATCCTGCTGGCACATGAGACAGGCAAGGCATTGGGCACCCGCGCCATCTTCACGGAGCGCGTGGACGGCAAGATGACCTTCCGCAGGGGCTTCTCCCTCCATGAAGGTGAGCGCGTGCTGATTGTGGAAGATATCGTCACCACCGGCGGTTCCATCAAGGAAGTCATCGAAGTGGTAAAGGCCCACGGCGGCGTACCCGTAGCCGTGAGCATGCTGGTAGACCGCAGCGGCGGCAAGGCAGACTTCGGCGACGTGCCCTGCACGGCACTGCTGCACATGGATGTGGAAACATATCAGCCTGAGGAATGCCCTCTCTGCCAGCAGGGTGTACCAATGACCAAGAGAGGCAGCACTGGAAAGTGA
- a CDS encoding class I SAM-dependent methyltransferase, translating into MDIESMARYWSQDAENYGNIIERELSSFRVGAWQRLLKEKIPEGAKQVLDLGCGPGFFSIILSSLGYEVTAVDCSEGMLEQAGSMIEKSGAKVTLLQMDINNMDFADGSFDAIVSRNVTWTLSDPWRVYGECLRLLRNGGRLLFFDANWHMPLYDEKMADRAEKRRLECLKRYGDALECSDEITEPFDPMTLPLSGTKRPYWDVELLRSLGFGEVHSDFDLTDRLWDDKEKLLYGETPLFGVFATKF; encoded by the coding sequence GTGGATATTGAGAGCATGGCCCGCTACTGGTCACAGGATGCGGAGAACTATGGAAACATCATAGAAAGGGAACTGTCAAGTTTCCGGGTAGGTGCATGGCAGAGATTATTGAAAGAAAAAATTCCAGAGGGAGCAAAACAGGTGCTGGATTTAGGCTGTGGTCCGGGATTCTTTTCCATCATCTTGTCCAGTCTTGGGTATGAAGTGACTGCTGTGGACTGCTCTGAAGGAATGCTTGAGCAGGCCGGGTCAATGATAGAAAAGTCTGGAGCAAAGGTAACTTTGCTCCAGATGGACATAAACAATATGGATTTTGCTGATGGTTCCTTTGACGCCATTGTCAGCCGGAATGTAACCTGGACGCTGTCTGACCCGTGGCGGGTATATGGCGAATGTCTTAGGCTGCTTAGAAACGGTGGCAGGCTGCTGTTTTTTGATGCCAACTGGCATATGCCTCTCTATGATGAGAAGATGGCAGACAGGGCTGAGAAACGCAGGTTGGAATGTCTGAAGCGTTACGGTGATGCCTTGGAATGTTCGGATGAAATCACGGAACCCTTTGATCCGATGACGCTGCCCCTTAGCGGTACCAAACGTCCCTACTGGGATGTGGAACTGCTGCGCAGCCTGGGCTTCGGTGAGGTACACAGTGATTTTGATTTGACGGACAGGCTTTGGGATGACAAAGAAAAGCTTCTGTATGGAGAGACACCTCTGTTCGGAGTGTTTGCCACCAAGTTTTAG
- a CDS encoding glycerate kinase, whose protein sequence is MNIVVAIDSFKGCLTSLEAGKAAGAGVSAVFPGADVKVMPLADGGEGTVEALTRGMGGALNNLEVTGPMKKKVKAQYGILPDGKTAIVEMSSAAGITLVPQEERNPLHATTYGVGEILVDAIRKGCRHFIVGIGGSATNDGGVGMLQALGFDMQDGQGKQVTLGAVGLKKLAIIEDKNVLPELRECTFRVACDVANPLCGREGCSAVFAPQKGAGLSEIRDMDEWMKHYAEISCLKYPHADPEYPGAGAAGGMGFAFMTYMGARLESGIGIVLAETKLEKYIARADLVITGEGRLDGQTIMGKAPIGVARLAKKYGKPVIAFCGSATPEAMACNEHGIDAYFPILRQPATLAEAMDREMARQNMIDTVAQVMRAIRIKVPSCTADT, encoded by the coding sequence ATGAATATTGTTGTGGCAATAGATTCCTTCAAGGGATGCCTGACTTCACTTGAAGCAGGAAAGGCTGCTGGTGCAGGCGTTTCAGCTGTATTCCCTGGGGCTGATGTTAAAGTCATGCCCCTGGCAGATGGCGGGGAAGGGACGGTGGAGGCTCTTACGCGGGGAATGGGAGGAGCGCTTAACAACCTTGAAGTTACCGGGCCTATGAAGAAGAAGGTCAAAGCTCAGTATGGCATTTTGCCGGATGGAAAAACAGCTATTGTAGAAATGTCATCAGCGGCAGGAATAACTTTGGTGCCCCAGGAGGAAAGGAATCCTCTTCATGCGACTACTTATGGCGTGGGCGAAATACTGGTGGATGCTATACGCAAGGGATGTCGTCATTTTATTGTGGGCATTGGTGGAAGTGCCACCAACGATGGCGGAGTGGGCATGCTTCAGGCACTGGGCTTTGATATGCAGGACGGGCAGGGAAAGCAGGTAACTCTGGGAGCTGTTGGACTAAAAAAACTGGCCATCATTGAGGATAAGAATGTATTGCCAGAGCTGAGGGAGTGTACCTTCCGCGTTGCCTGCGATGTTGCCAACCCACTGTGTGGCAGAGAAGGCTGCAGTGCAGTGTTTGCCCCGCAGAAGGGGGCTGGCCTGTCAGAGATCAGGGATATGGACGAATGGATGAAGCATTATGCGGAAATTTCCTGCCTGAAATATCCTCATGCTGATCCTGAATATCCGGGTGCCGGGGCAGCCGGGGGAATGGGCTTTGCGTTTATGACCTACATGGGTGCAAGGCTGGAATCCGGGATTGGCATTGTATTGGCTGAGACGAAGCTGGAGAAATATATAGCCAGGGCTGATCTCGTCATCACGGGGGAGGGGAGGCTGGATGGACAAACCATAATGGGTAAGGCACCTATCGGAGTGGCAAGGCTGGCAAAAAAATATGGAAAGCCCGTCATAGCCTTCTGCGGCAGTGCAACCCCGGAAGCCATGGCATGCAATGAGCATGGCATAGACGCCTATTTCCCCATTCTAAGGCAGCCTGCAACGCTGGCAGAGGCAATGGACAGGGAAATGGCTCGTCAAAATATGATTGACACAGTGGCGCAGGTGATGCGGGCTATCAGAATCAAAGTTCCATCATGCACTGCTGATACATAA
- a CDS encoding transporter substrate-binding domain-containing protein produces MMKKLGSLMVLSIVAAMLLTQLNLAEAGHLEDISARGTIRVGTTGDYIPMSYLNPQTGEYEGIDAELSRIIADSLGVKLEYVPTTWPSLAEDTLAGKFDIAICGISRNYARARTMAMSDAYGEGAFGKTILCRKADARKFRSLADIDKADVRVMINPGGTNEKFANANLKKAQLIVHKENADIPRQIAEGNADIMITEPVEAARYVEMDARLAAPLISKPFTKHSCGILMAKGDQEFLNYINFVLAELRMDGTLPRLEAEYLRVKPSKQQAEK; encoded by the coding sequence ATGATGAAGAAACTTGGGAGTCTGATGGTGTTAAGCATTGTTGCTGCTATGCTGCTTACCCAGCTGAACCTTGCAGAAGCAGGGCATCTTGAAGATATTTCGGCAAGGGGGACTATACGCGTAGGTACCACGGGGGATTACATTCCTATGTCCTATTTGAATCCTCAGACTGGAGAATATGAGGGAATAGATGCAGAACTGTCACGTATTATTGCAGATTCGCTGGGGGTGAAGCTGGAGTATGTGCCAACTACCTGGCCATCTTTGGCAGAAGATACCTTGGCAGGCAAGTTTGATATAGCCATTTGCGGTATTTCCAGAAACTATGCCAGAGCCAGGACTATGGCCATGTCTGATGCCTATGGCGAAGGTGCTTTTGGCAAAACCATACTCTGTCGCAAGGCTGATGCCAGGAAGTTCCGCAGCCTCGCTGACATCGACAAAGCTGACGTAAGGGTCATGATCAACCCTGGGGGAACCAATGAGAAATTTGCCAATGCCAACTTAAAGAAGGCACAGCTTATCGTACATAAGGAAAATGCCGATATTCCCAGGCAGATTGCTGAGGGGAATGCCGATATCATGATAACGGAGCCTGTGGAAGCGGCCCGCTATGTGGAAATGGATGCCAGGCTGGCGGCTCCCCTGATCAGCAAGCCATTTACAAAACATTCCTGCGGCATACTTATGGCCAAGGGAGATCAGGAGTTTTTGAATTACATCAATTTTGTTTTGGCGGAGCTGCGCATGGATGGAACGCTGCCCAGGCTGGAAGCTGAATATTTGCGTGTCAAACCATCTAAGCAGCAAGCGGAAAAATGA
- the nagB gene encoding glucosamine-6-phosphate deaminase: MRLVITDSYEQMGLEAANIVAGQIYLKPNSVLGLATGSTPVSMYERLVLVHRTVGLDFSEVTTFNLDEYIGMRPDNSQSYHYFMQENFFRHINIRQENVYIPDGMAEDTVAEGRRYEQLIAAKGGIDLQVLGIGQNAHIGFNEPDVKFAATTHKVELDEETIQANSRFFNDASEVPRYAISMGIKTIMMAEHVIMLANGKNKARAVYKALCGDVTPEAPASILQLHRDVTVIVDKEAASLLPADIHDIQIKNLCR, from the coding sequence ATGCGACTCGTCATTACAGATTCCTACGAGCAGATGGGGCTGGAGGCAGCCAACATTGTAGCAGGACAAATTTACTTGAAGCCAAATAGCGTACTGGGGCTGGCCACCGGCAGTACGCCCGTTTCTATGTATGAGCGTCTTGTATTGGTGCATAGAACCGTGGGACTGGATTTTTCTGAAGTGACCACATTCAATTTGGACGAGTATATCGGCATGCGCCCAGACAATTCTCAGAGCTATCACTATTTCATGCAGGAAAATTTCTTCAGGCATATCAATATCAGGCAGGAAAATGTCTATATTCCTGATGGCATGGCAGAAGATACCGTTGCAGAGGGGCGTCGCTACGAGCAGCTTATAGCGGCCAAGGGCGGCATAGACTTGCAGGTGCTGGGCATTGGCCAGAACGCGCACATAGGCTTCAACGAGCCTGATGTGAAGTTTGCAGCCACTACCCACAAGGTAGAACTGGATGAGGAAACCATACAGGCCAATTCCCGCTTCTTCAATGATGCCAGCGAAGTGCCCCGCTATGCCATAAGCATGGGTATAAAGACCATCATGATGGCTGAACATGTCATCATGCTTGCAAACGGCAAGAACAAGGCCAGGGCTGTGTATAAGGCTCTTTGCGGAGATGTCACGCCTGAGGCGCCGGCCTCAATCCTGCAGCTGCACAGGGATGTGACTGTAATCGTGGATAAGGAAGCAGCCTCCCTGCTGCCGGCTGACATTCACGATATCCAGATAAAGAATTTGTGTCGATGA